In one Candidatus Nitronereus thalassa genomic region, the following are encoded:
- a CDS encoding CapA family protein, whose translation MRLFCFGDIGIRGDMPQKSPWPFPFPNSNAEKDTYILFNWELPSSEQSLKIPRANGSGYRFVSPPGAAVLVSHWGPTVAALANNHLMDGGTEGVRNTMKELESFGLTYFGGGMTFDAAARPWIWETEEGRLGVINWVTAETHPDPPDQSGMGPNLWPGDEEAKAQIARLRQEVDWVVIYLHWSDELFPYPRPIDRQMAERLVTYGADAVVGNHSHVVRGMETIQGKPVFYSLGNCFFSPDHERVRGQSHRLRESIAVELKFSRGKTMTWNVHSFWKNGRFPSLDSRQRAVRQMKKVSRPLSFSDYGNWYCRTRKSFDRWGYRWHFQIPALGWRGVLGWVLKKAQSNIEPVLGR comes from the coding sequence ATGAGACTGTTTTGTTTTGGTGATATAGGCATACGCGGTGATATGCCACAAAAATCTCCCTGGCCCTTTCCTTTTCCAAATTCGAATGCGGAAAAAGACACGTATATATTATTTAACTGGGAATTGCCTTCTAGTGAACAAAGTTTAAAAATTCCTCGGGCAAATGGAAGTGGGTATCGCTTTGTTTCACCCCCAGGGGCGGCTGTCCTTGTTTCTCATTGGGGACCAACGGTAGCTGCTCTGGCGAATAATCATTTGATGGATGGTGGCACTGAGGGGGTGCGCAATACTATGAAGGAGTTGGAGTCATTTGGGCTGACTTATTTTGGGGGAGGAATGACATTTGATGCCGCTGCACGGCCGTGGATTTGGGAGACTGAGGAGGGGCGGTTGGGTGTGATCAATTGGGTAACGGCCGAAACCCATCCTGATCCACCGGATCAATCCGGTATGGGGCCAAATCTTTGGCCAGGGGATGAGGAAGCAAAGGCTCAAATTGCTCGCCTTCGTCAAGAAGTCGATTGGGTGGTAATCTATCTTCATTGGAGTGATGAATTATTTCCTTATCCCAGACCGATAGATCGGCAAATGGCAGAGCGATTAGTGACATATGGTGCGGACGCGGTTGTGGGAAATCACTCTCATGTTGTTCGTGGGATGGAAACGATTCAAGGAAAGCCAGTTTTTTATAGTTTAGGGAATTGTTTTTTTTCTCCTGATCATGAAAGAGTGCGTGGTCAGTCGCACCGATTGCGTGAATCGATTGCCGTCGAATTAAAATTTTCTCGTGGGAAAACGATGACATGGAATGTTCATTCATTTTGGAAAAATGGACGGTTTCCTTCTCTTGATTCTCGTCAGAGAGCCGTTCGCCAAATGAAAAAGGTTAGTCGCCCTCTTTCCTTCTCAGATTACGGAAATTGGTACTGTCGAACAAGAAAAAGTTTTGATCGATGGGGGTACCGCTGGCATTTTCAGATCCCAGCATTGGGGTGGCGTGGTGTGTTGGGATGGGTGTTGAAAAAGGCTCAGTCTAATATTGAACCTGTATTAGGTCGCTAA
- a CDS encoding glycosyltransferase family 2 protein, translating to MTQKFPRVSVGLPVYNGENFLVEAIDSILGQTYKDFELIISDNHSTDRTEEICRKYEARDDRVKYYRAEKNMGASWNFNRVVELASGEYFQWMAHDDVLAPTFIEKAVAVLDSDPTVVLAFSKTKFINEEGKYLKDYNYQLDVESYQWSRRFVDLIVADQIVVEIFGLMRADVLWSTLPFGSYVGSDRVMLGELSLRGRFHKMPEPLFYHREHSNRSTKANPSLQSRLKWFDTSKKNKICFPSWKLLVEHLKSIRKSPLTRSQKIKCIVPMLMWIREKKKRMIEDLIFALRPRVKN from the coding sequence ATGACCCAAAAATTTCCAAGAGTCAGTGTTGGTTTGCCCGTTTACAATGGGGAAAACTTTTTGGTGGAAGCGATTGATTCCATATTGGGGCAAACCTATAAAGATTTTGAGCTCATAATTTCGGATAATCATTCAACGGATAGAACAGAAGAGATATGTCGGAAATATGAAGCGCGGGATGATCGGGTAAAGTATTATCGCGCAGAAAAAAATATGGGCGCATCATGGAATTTTAATCGGGTGGTGGAGTTGGCCTCTGGAGAATATTTTCAATGGATGGCACACGATGATGTCTTGGCGCCAACGTTTATCGAAAAAGCTGTGGCGGTTTTAGATAGTGACCCTACAGTAGTGCTCGCCTTTTCAAAGACCAAATTCATCAATGAAGAGGGAAAATATCTCAAGGACTATAATTATCAGTTGGATGTTGAATCGTATCAATGGAGTCGACGGTTTGTGGATTTGATTGTAGCGGACCAAATTGTTGTTGAGATTTTTGGCCTCATGCGTGCTGATGTTCTATGGTCCACCCTCCCATTTGGATCCTATGTAGGTTCGGATCGAGTGATGCTGGGAGAACTTTCCCTTCGTGGACGCTTCCATAAAATGCCTGAACCGCTTTTTTATCATAGAGAGCATTCCAATCGTTCAACCAAGGCGAACCCCTCTCTTCAATCCCGCTTGAAGTGGTTCGATACTTCAAAGAAAAATAAGATTTGTTTTCCTTCGTGGAAATTGTTGGTGGAGCATTTGAAGTCAATTCGGAAATCGCCATTAACCCGTTCTCAGAAAATAAAGTGTATTGTGCCTATGCTCATGTGGATTAGAGAGAAAAAGAAAAGAATGATTGAAGATTTAATTTTTGCCTTGAGGCCCCGGGTCAAAAATTAA
- a CDS encoding glycosyltransferase family 4 protein, which yields MNVLIVAPWDQEFGGVVSVVRNLATEIQKSGHNLLCFHPGKEIWFKPQTTKLGFFGYRGSLGGNVGNENFILRKLILIFLFPIRLFQLIKIIKDHDVNIINIHYPVSGFFYFAICRWLLPLRLVVSAHGADLFPKGERRRTYPLGLKIILKAADLVVTPSQAFKNDVVKLFPFLQEKTRFIHNGLCSLELLNFEVSQGAKHAVAYVLCIAAHNQKKGLDVLIRAWKDITDAVDPIKLFLVGEGPLSEQLKDLVVSLGLQDQVIFLGSKGRKDVAQLLHGCQAFVLPSRSEPFGIVIIEAMACKKAVVATNVGGVPEIIENGHNGVLVEPDNSFELGRALLSVLENPELRNTISQNGYASVMERFLSKNTGMKYETYFKELIRDVA from the coding sequence ATGAATGTATTAATAGTTGCTCCGTGGGACCAAGAGTTTGGAGGCGTGGTTTCCGTTGTTCGCAATCTAGCAACAGAAATTCAAAAATCAGGGCACAACCTTCTTTGCTTTCACCCTGGGAAGGAAATTTGGTTCAAACCACAGACCACAAAATTGGGATTTTTTGGATACCGAGGCTCTCTCGGTGGAAATGTCGGAAATGAAAATTTCATTTTAAGAAAATTAATATTAATTTTTTTGTTTCCCATAAGACTGTTTCAATTAATAAAGATAATAAAGGATCATGATGTCAATATAATCAATATCCATTATCCGGTTAGCGGATTTTTTTATTTTGCTATTTGTCGATGGTTGTTACCTTTGCGATTAGTCGTGTCGGCTCATGGGGCTGATCTTTTTCCTAAAGGTGAACGAAGGAGGACATATCCGCTTGGATTGAAAATTATTTTGAAGGCTGCAGACTTAGTCGTCACACCATCCCAGGCATTTAAAAATGATGTTGTCAAACTTTTTCCGTTTCTTCAAGAAAAAACGAGGTTTATTCATAATGGGTTGTGTTCGCTTGAATTATTGAATTTTGAGGTTTCCCAAGGGGCAAAACATGCAGTAGCGTATGTATTGTGTATCGCAGCGCACAATCAAAAGAAAGGCCTTGATGTCTTAATCCGAGCCTGGAAGGATATCACAGACGCGGTGGATCCTATAAAGCTCTTTCTCGTTGGGGAAGGTCCATTGAGTGAACAGTTAAAAGATTTGGTTGTCTCGCTAGGATTGCAGGATCAGGTAATTTTTTTAGGAAGCAAAGGAAGAAAAGACGTTGCCCAATTGTTGCATGGATGCCAGGCTTTTGTTTTACCATCTCGGTCCGAACCATTTGGCATTGTCATCATTGAGGCAATGGCCTGTAAAAAAGCAGTAGTGGCCACGAATGTTGGAGGAGTTCCCGAAATTATAGAAAACGGGCATAATGGCGTTTTAGTGGAACCTGATAATTCTTTTGAATTAGGTAGGGCCTTATTGAGTGTATTGGAGAATCCAGAATTAAGAAATACGATATCTCAAAATGGATATGCCTCGGTGATGGAACGATTTCTTTCGAAGAATACAGGAATGAAATATGAAACCTACTTTAAAGAATTGATAAGGGATGTGGCCTGA
- a CDS encoding O-antigen ligase family protein — translation MPVRKTVHVKKTNLTEKILLTAIIMILPLENHLPTVGGFSALFLLFAVLGMYVLAFRFSALMKVVMHPICLSAYALILVGFIIESSHPYPTFSILSQFGQMVFGGILVASVCRDREALQWGFYGYIAAGVWMAVVLFLTSYGALSGVSASNFQEADKARNAAFEGKDIEINLNTMARISGQGTVVAFALALVGGSIRKRNILFGIAAFCFIATFLPMSRSGLLAVIMAVSAILLAFGLRAKVIVMGAIFSLCVVIVVPDAVLSRMAFSTEKSRSGKVEARARIYSAALDTFDQYALVGVGSGNFWGPWGMKTNFKHPTYFSVVGPHNSFIATIIYWGIPGLLCLLMIVYQGYRCIPRKCGKDPLSLCVLGVSVTLLIMMMGSHRLYAKELSLGIGLLIASQSWIWQQRVVSSIPHARRKLKVSYSKQGVKSRLIM, via the coding sequence ATGCCTGTTAGGAAAACCGTCCACGTAAAAAAAACCAATCTTACGGAAAAGATTTTATTAACGGCCATTATTATGATATTGCCCCTTGAAAATCACCTTCCTACTGTAGGTGGTTTTAGTGCTTTGTTTCTTTTGTTTGCGGTGTTGGGGATGTACGTTTTGGCATTTCGCTTCAGTGCGTTAATGAAAGTCGTTATGCATCCCATTTGTTTGTCAGCCTATGCGCTGATCTTGGTGGGGTTCATCATAGAATCTTCGCATCCTTATCCCACGTTCTCAATTTTAAGTCAGTTCGGGCAAATGGTGTTTGGTGGGATTTTAGTGGCATCGGTTTGTCGAGATCGGGAGGCTTTGCAGTGGGGATTCTATGGCTATATTGCCGCAGGTGTGTGGATGGCCGTGGTGCTGTTCTTGACATCGTATGGGGCATTGAGTGGGGTTTCCGCAAGTAATTTTCAAGAAGCCGACAAGGCTCGAAATGCCGCGTTTGAGGGGAAAGATATTGAAATTAATTTAAATACCATGGCCCGGATTTCCGGCCAGGGCACGGTCGTGGCATTTGCTTTAGCCTTAGTGGGCGGGTCTATTCGAAAACGGAATATTCTTTTTGGAATTGCGGCATTCTGTTTCATTGCGACATTTCTCCCAATGTCGAGAAGTGGTTTGCTTGCGGTCATAATGGCAGTCTCTGCCATTTTGCTAGCTTTTGGGTTGCGGGCAAAGGTTATTGTGATGGGAGCAATTTTTTCCCTTTGTGTTGTGATAGTGGTACCAGATGCGGTTCTGTCCCGAATGGCTTTTTCCACTGAAAAAAGTCGATCAGGAAAAGTGGAAGCTCGCGCTCGCATTTATTCTGCAGCATTGGACACATTTGATCAGTATGCTTTGGTTGGAGTTGGTTCGGGAAACTTTTGGGGTCCCTGGGGAATGAAAACAAATTTTAAACATCCGACATATTTCAGCGTTGTCGGTCCACATAATTCATTTATTGCCACAATTATTTATTGGGGAATACCCGGGCTACTATGTCTTTTGATGATCGTGTATCAGGGATATCGTTGCATTCCTCGAAAGTGTGGGAAAGATCCTCTCAGTCTTTGTGTTCTGGGTGTATCAGTGACGTTACTTATTATGATGATGGGATCACACCGTCTCTATGCCAAAGAACTTTCCTTGGGAATTGGGCTGTTGATTGCTTCCCAATCTTGGATTTGGCAACAACGGGTCGTTTCAAGTATCCCCCATGCGCGGCGGAAATTGAAAGTGTCCTACAGCAAACAAGGTGTCAAATCCAGATTGATCATGTAG
- a CDS encoding glycosyltransferase: MHNDIKGKPSIIIPQSFDPYGCEPFGCSGIRRPKLLFLSRPFPPLQVIGCVRTWNIAKCLSRLGWDVTVVTPQPEMWANLEDVEKTQLALEQEGIKKILTAHQWQCLVTSSKQYQRQGVGRVFGGMCRTLARTFGIDNGIGWMHAAEQACQTLTKKDVDLILATGSPFSAFRVAQRISKRLGCPYVMDYRDLWTDNLHGVGWTRESTIQEEAQLLQGAGAVTIVSSSWGLDLKERYRLGGKLHVVTNGYDHESLADVNPYSFDHFAIVYAGTFYPPKRSISPLMAALQRLKNNMLGGCIPEWFFHYYGNDCQYVREEAQQWGVKDKVVLHGKVSRQEALSAVKGAGVAVVITSLAEKATLADKGMVPAKVYEAMGLETPILVIAPQGSDIEGVIEQASMGKRFDGLDIEGIEEFLMGLMKGALTPNSPSQEYAWENIGKKFDDLLRTVMCRV, encoded by the coding sequence ATGCACAATGATATTAAAGGGAAACCTTCAATAATTATTCCACAATCCTTTGATCCATATGGATGTGAGCCTTTTGGGTGTTCTGGTATTCGGAGGCCAAAGCTATTGTTTCTTTCTCGTCCTTTCCCGCCTTTGCAGGTCATCGGATGCGTAAGAACATGGAATATCGCGAAATGCTTAAGTCGGTTGGGTTGGGATGTGACCGTGGTTACCCCTCAACCCGAAATGTGGGCCAATCTTGAGGATGTCGAGAAAACCCAACTTGCACTGGAACAGGAAGGAATTAAAAAAATATTAACGGCCCATCAATGGCAGTGCTTGGTGACTTCGTCAAAGCAATATCAACGCCAAGGGGTTGGAAGGGTGTTTGGCGGTATGTGCCGAACTCTGGCTCGCACATTTGGTATTGATAATGGGATTGGGTGGATGCATGCAGCTGAACAAGCTTGTCAAACGCTCACTAAAAAAGATGTCGATCTGATCCTTGCAACCGGCTCCCCATTTTCGGCATTTCGTGTGGCGCAAAGAATTTCCAAAAGATTAGGGTGTCCCTATGTCATGGATTATCGAGATCTATGGACTGATAATCTTCATGGTGTTGGCTGGACACGGGAATCTACCATCCAAGAAGAGGCGCAATTACTTCAAGGGGCCGGGGCAGTCACAATCGTCTCTTCGTCTTGGGGGTTAGACTTAAAGGAGCGATATAGGTTGGGTGGAAAATTGCATGTTGTCACCAACGGGTATGACCATGAAAGTCTTGCTGATGTAAATCCGTATAGTTTTGATCATTTTGCCATTGTGTATGCAGGCACGTTTTATCCTCCCAAGCGAAGTATTTCTCCTCTGATGGCTGCATTGCAGCGGTTGAAAAACAATATGCTCGGGGGATGTATTCCAGAATGGTTTTTTCATTATTACGGTAACGATTGTCAGTATGTCCGTGAAGAAGCTCAACAGTGGGGGGTGAAAGATAAAGTCGTGCTTCATGGCAAGGTTTCTCGTCAAGAGGCACTTTCGGCTGTGAAAGGTGCAGGGGTGGCGGTGGTGATTACGTCATTAGCCGAGAAAGCCACTTTAGCTGACAAGGGGATGGTCCCGGCAAAAGTCTATGAGGCAATGGGGCTGGAGACGCCAATTCTCGTCATTGCTCCACAAGGTAGTGACATTGAAGGTGTGATTGAACAGGCGAGTATGGGGAAGCGCTTTGATGGGCTGGACATTGAAGGCATTGAAGAATTTCTCATGGGATTAATGAAAGGTGCTTTGACGCCGAATAGTCCGTCCCAAGAATATGCTTGGGAGAATATCGGAAAAAAGTTTGATGACCTATTGCGAACGGTGATGTGCAGGGTATGA